In Elephas maximus indicus isolate mEleMax1 chromosome 16, mEleMax1 primary haplotype, whole genome shotgun sequence, the sequence GTGTTCTTGGCTTGAGAAGGGGCCTGGGACTTAGCTGTGGGTAATGGGCTCTTTACAAAGCTTCACTGAGGGAGCTCTGTGAGCCGTGGGGGACGATGACGCCATGAAAGAAAGCAGGGAAGGTATATGAGATGACCACTAGCTACGGGATTCTCTGCCTAGGCTGTAGCACTGGATATGGGAAGGAGGGCTGGGCTAGAGAGCTTGCAGGCCAGGTGGGGAGCAGGACTTTTGTCCTGAAAGCTGCAGGAGAGAAGAGCCCCTGCAGGGTTGGGGTGAGGAAAGCAGGGTTGGGGTGGCACTTTATGGCACAGATGCAAAGTTACGAATCAGCTGCATGACTTTTGGATAGACCAGCGAATGCTTGCGAGCTTACTCTGGGCCAGGCTCTGCACTGAGGGCTTCACCACCTTTCCTCATTTAGTCTTCACCTGAGCCTGCAAGGTGGGGAGAGCCAGAGCCCGTCATTGTGCGCATGTGGTCTCCCCAGCCTGCTCTCCACCAACCCTTGGCTCTGTCTCCTTTCGGCTGGCAGAACACCTTCATCTGTGTCTCCGGGATGGGGGGCTTCATCAGACTGGGGAGACAGAAGCGATATCTTTTGATTTTACAGGTAAAGGAACAGGGCAAAACTTGACCCGTGCGCAGGAGTCCAGGCCAGAGCAAGGCTTTGCCAAGTCCTGAATCTAAAACAAAGGGACAGAGCCATCGGTCATCAGCAATGGAGGAGACGGGTTGGGATTTAACCAAGGAACTAGGGTTCCAGACCCCTCTTTCTCTAGCAGAGTCCCCAGTTTTTGTCCAATTTGGAAGATAAGGTGATTGTTGTATAAAAGGTTGAGATGCTTGAAGTGAGGACATGAAAGGGGAGGTGAAAGGCTGGTTTTCTTGTGTCACCATCACGTGGCTAGAGGGGCCATAGTCCCAGCTGGCGTGCAATGCCGACATCACAAGGACAGGGCCAAGAGGAAGCCACTTTATTTTGGAGTTAGGTGTTCTCTTGGGCTAGTTGTCGTACACCCCACAGAGCAGCATCTCCATGTGTCACGGGAACCCAAAGTTTGCCAGGCGGTACAGGACTCCCTGCTTTATCTGATGTTGCTGGAGTTGGCAGTGCTGACATCCAGGATGGGGTTGGGTGCAGGTGGCTTCAGTGTTTCCCAGGGaaagttccatgggagaaagatgagggcaGTTCTTGGTCTCAGCTTATATACCCATGCTTAGAGCTTACGTGACAGCTAAAGGGAGTTGGCCCTTTCCGTAGGAGGTACATGTCTCCCAGGTATGATAGGGCTTGGTATGATAGGACATGATTAGAAAAGGGAAATGGGAATGGTGCCCAAGGgataactagataactaggaagaaggacctggcagtttacttatgaaaagaattagctagtgaaaacctcatgaatagcagcagaactttgtctgatatagtgctggaagatgagcccccaggttgaaaggcactcaaaatacaactagagaagaactgcctccttaaagtagagttgaccttagtgatgtgggtggagtcaagcttttgggaccttcatttgctgatgtggcacaactcaaaatgagaagaaacagctgtaaaaacatccattaataattggaacatggaatgtacgaagtatgaatctaggaaaattgaaagtggtctactatgctgggaatgacaacttgaagagaaatggtgttgcattcattgtcaaaaggaacatttcaagatctatcctgaagtactgtgctgtcagtgataggataatatccatacacctgcaaggaagaccagttgatatgactattattcaaatttgcccaTCAACCACTgaggctgaagatgaagaaattgatgatttttaccaactcttctgcagtctgaaattgatcaaatatgcggtcaggatgcattgataattactggtgactggaattcgaaagttggaaatgaagatggatcagtagttgaaaaatatggcctgggtgatagaaacgatagcggagattgcatgatagaattttgcaagaccaatgacttctttattgcaaataccttttttcaacaacataaacggcaactctgcacatggacctcaccagatggagtacacaggaatcaaatcaactgcatttgtggaaagagacaatggaaaaactcaatatcatcagtcagaacaaggccaggggccaacagaGGAACAGACtaccagttgctcatatgcaagttcaagttgaagctgaagaaaattagaacaagttcaagagagccaaagtacatccttgggtatatcccacctgaatttagagaccatctcaagaacagatttgacatgttgaacactagtgaccaaagaccagatgagttgtggaatgatttcaaagacatcatacatgaagaaaacaatagGTCTttaaaagacaggagaggaagaaaagatcaACATGGATGTCAGAATGAGACTCTGAAAGctactcttgaacattgagtagctaaagtgaaaggaagaaatgatgacgtaaaagaggtgaacagaatatttcaaagggcagctcgagaagaataataacatgtgcaaagagctggagatagaaaaccaaaagggaagaataccttcggcatttctcaagctgaaagaactgaagaaaaaattcaagcctccagttgcaatagtgaaggcttctacggggaaaatattaaatgacgcaagaagcatcgagaaagaagatggagggaatacacagagtcagtataccaaaaagaactggtttacattcagccatttcaacaggtagcatgtgatcaggaaccggtggtagtgaaggaagaagttcaagctgcactgaaggcttgtTGAAAACCAAGgatctaggaattgatggaataccaactgagatgtttcaacaaatggatgtagcactggcaGAGCTCACTAGTCTATATAAAGAAACTTGGAAGATAGTTACCTGACCAACGGAtttgaagaaatccatatttatgcttattcccaagaaaggagatccaaccgaatgcagaaattatccaacaatatcattaatgtcacatgcaagtaaaattttgctgaagatgagtcaaaagtgtctgcagcagtatatcgacagggaactgccagaaattcaagctggattcagaagaggacgtggaaccagggatatcattgctgatgtcagatggatcctggctgaaagctgagaataccagaaggatgttcacatgtgttttattgactacgcaaaggcattcgactgtggatcataacaaattatggataacagtaagaagaatgggaattccagaacggttaattgtactcatgagaaacctgtacatagatcaagaggcagttgtttggacagaacaagctgataatgattggtttaaagtcaggaaacgtgtgcgtcagggttgtatcctttcaccctacttattcaatctttatgctgagcaaataatctgagacgctggactatatgaggaagaacggggcatcagaatgggaggaagactctgtaacaacctacgttatgcagatgacacaaccttgcttgctgaaagtcaagagaacttgaagtgcttattgataaagatcaaagaccacagccttcagtatgaattacacctcaacataaagaaaacaaaaatcatcacaactggaccaacaagcaacatcatgataaatggagaaaagattgaagtcaagggtttcattttgcttggatccgccatcaacagccatggaagctgcagtcaaggaatcaaacgacgcattgcattggtcaagtcagctgcaaaaaaaaaaaggacctctttaaagtgctgaaaagcaaagatgtcaccttgaagactgaggtgcgcctgacccaagccatggtgttgttttcaatcacctcacatgcatgcgaaacctggacgatgaataaggaagaccaaagaggaattgacacctttgaattgtggtgttggcgaagaatattgaatataccgtggaatgccagaagaacgaacaaatcttccttggaagaagtacaacaagaatgctccttaggagcaaggatggcgagactacgtctcacattctTTAGACATGCTATCAGGTGGGATCGGTCcgtggagaaggatgtcatgcttggtaaagtggagggtcatcaagaaagaggaagatcctcaatgagatggtttggcacagtggctgcaacagtgggctcaagcataacaaggattgtcaggatggcacaggaccgggcaatgtttcgttctgttgtgtatagggtagctatgagttggaagcgactcagtggcacctaacaacagcaacaatagataactaagacaccagttaAGTAGCTAGTAGAGTTGCAAGTTTCAGTCCTTCATCCCTGCATGCAGTGTGATTAGGAACCTGTCGCATAGGATCATGGTGAGGATGATATGAGCTAATGTATGTAAAATATGGAAACAGTGCCTGCCATGTGGTGAGTGTGCTCGATGCATGACAGCTGTCAGTTGGGAACATTCCAATATAAACATCTCACCAAGGGTTGTGAAGCACGTGGTAGACTGCTAacctgggctcagtctggtaccTGGAGCGAGTGTGCTCTGGAGTGACAATTCTTTCCTATTACGGATGACAGGACAGGCCTGGGCGGCACAGAGCAGTGACAAATGAACTCCCCTATCTGGACATCAGGAAGCTTCCATCCTGGAAAGTACAGCTTTTCTAACTCTTGACTTGCTGGGCTGACAGTTGCATCTCTTAGAAGTCAGAAGAACAAGTAAGGGGAAATGGCTTTTTGGATCTTAATAAAGCAAAAATGGGAATGACTGGGGCCTGGGTGGAActctggggggcggggggtgtggTACTGGGATTTGTAGCTCTTGCACAAGGTGTGTCGAACTAAAAACATGACTTTATTTTGGGGGAGTGGATGTTGCCAATGAAGACGGTTGCTGTTTGTGCTGTGGGGCAGTGAATGTCAACACCTGTCTTCCATCTCAGGCCCACACCTCACCTGTTAGGTGATGCCATTCCTGTAAGAAGCACCACATGGCAGAAACAATGCTGTCCTTCCTTCAGGATTTCTCTTAGAGGTGTCAGGGGTAGGCAAGGTGGAGGACCCTGCTCCAAACCAGCCTGACGCCTGCCTCGTCACGTGTGCTTCTGACAAGGGGCATATGGAAGCTGAAAGTCAGCAATGCCTGTGTGTGAAAGGCATGTAATCTGAGTAGTAACTTTGAGTGTGGCTTACGCATCGTGGGGCCATCCCGTTACACACAGGTGGCTCTGCCTCAGACTCCCAGCTCCCACTAGGCACCACGCACCATTTGATCCTTTTTCCCAATCATAATGCTTGGCCATTTAGGATCCAAACCTGATAAATtccacaaataccagaagatgaATTTTaactttatctttaaaaaaaaaaaaaaaaatgctgatactGAATGTGAAGCAGTAAATCGGAGCAAGGCCAGGCAGCCACTTTCAATCCAgattgcaccttttttttttttccatgtttaaaAGATGGGTGtcaattttatctatttttctacCTGCTGTGAGTCTGACTTTGTGCATGGCTCAGTATCATGGCTTGTCACAGCCTTTTTGGGATTTATgggctcttatttttttttttttatctcacctACTTGATGGAACCCTTATGGGCAAGGTGAGCATAAGGATTATGAAAAGTATGAAACCTTCTCATTGAGACATTAACTGTGACATCTTAGCCATACAAAAACCCTCCGTTGAGATTTGCTGATGTTCATCTAGATTTTTAAGAAGTccatgaagttcaaagactagtTGTAATATTCCTGTTTCATTAGTTTCTGCTTAGTGATTGTgtgttttagtgttttttccctccaacagtttctacacgtacagttcagtgacattgattatattattTGATTGTGTAACTGTTATTGGTATCTCTTAACAAATAATTCCACCATCATTaccataaactcagtgccccctaagtgcAAAATTccactttctccctctctcccacccctggtaaccactaataatctttgatttctatgtgtttgctaatttcatataagtggaatcatatagtatttgtccttttgcgattgacttatttgctcagtgtgatgttttcaaggttcatcatatcttagcatgcatcaggacttcatttctctgtatggctgagtaatactccattgcatggatgtaccacattttgtttatccattgaccATGTGTTTTTTTCTAGAAAATGCTCCTCTGTGTTAAGTTTGTGCAACTGGCAGGAGAAGGGCAGGAAGTTGGAGGTTATAATGgctctacttggaaaccctggtggcatagtggttaagaactacagctgctaatcagaaggtcagcagttcgaatccaccaggcactccttggaaactctatggggcagttctactctgtcctatagggtcactatgagtcagaattgactcgatggcaatgggtttactccCAATCTGGACCTGCCCCCATGGAGCACCCTGCATCTAGACAAgaaaagtgacgtctttgcttctgaacactttaaagaggtcttttgcagcagatttgcccaatgcagtatgtcgtttaatttcttgactgctgcttctatgggcattgactgtgagtccaagtaaaatgaaatccttgacaacttcaaccttttctctgtttatcatgatgttgtttcttggtccagttgtgaagacatttgttttctttatgttgaggtgtaatccatactgaaggctatagtctttgatcttcataagtgcttcaagttctcttgactttcagcaagcaaggttgtgtcatctgcatattgcaggttgttaatgagtcttcctccaatcctgatatataccttcttcatatagtccagtttcttggattatattTGTTCAGtgtaaagattgaataagtatggtgaaaagatataaccatgacgcacacctttcctgactttaaaccacaaagtatccccttgttctgtttgaacaactgcctcttaatctatgtacagattcttcatgagcacaattaagtgttaatggaattcccgttcttcgcaatgttatccataacttgttaagatccacacaggcaaatgcatttgcatagtcaataaaatataggtaaacattttttcagtattctctgctttcagccaaaatccatctgacatcagcaatgatatgtcttgttccatgtccttttctgaatctgtcctgaatttctggcagttcgctgtcAATGTATCGGTGCAaccgtttttaaattatcttcagcaaagttttacttgcgtgtgatattaatgatattgtttgataatttcctccttctgttggatcacctttctttagaatgggcacagatatgcatctcttccagccaggtagctgtcttccaaatttcttggcatagatgagtggatacttgcagtgttgcatccgtttgttgaaacatcccagttggtattctgtccattcctggagccttgtttttctccaattccttcggtgcagcttggacttcttccttcagtaccgtaggttcttgatcatatgctgcctcctgaaatggttgaattttgaccatttctttttggtacagtgactgtgtattcctcccatcttcttttgatgcttcctgcgttgttcagtatTTCACCCCTAGAATCTTACAGGACTGcagctcaagacttgaattttttcttcagttcttttggcttgagaaatacccttttggttttctaactccaggtcttcataCAACCGTTCTGCTTATTCTTTCAAACCGGGGTGGTTTTCCAAATTATGTAACAGTGGAATCTGAGGCATTTCATACTCAATATAATTTTTCAAAGTACCTATTTTATATGAAACTACTGGTACTCACTCCTAGGAAACCAAGTGTCTACTTCTGTAGTTGGCCGCAGTTGGTGTAATCAGTGTATCAAGTAAAATTTCAATCAGATTGGCGAGAACTGGAGTCGCCATTGCAATAGTAATGGCTGATTCTTTATCTTATCAGGGAAATCAAAAGTGTCTATTGAATTACAGTCGACTCTGTTATGTGGCTGTGTAATCTCACCAAGATAATTCTTTTGAGAGTGATTAAATGTAATCATGATCCACATATGTGAGAAAGCAAACAGATGGATAAACAACCAAGGTAATTATCAGCTGTAGCATTTATGTTTTTCATCACAGTGTTTCAGGGCCCACTGCTCCGGAGTAATCTGTTGGGTCATTGTCTGGGAGGATGACATTCTTCATAAAATTTACTTGATTGGTTTATCTGCCCTACAATCTGACCAGAGGACATTTCAGCTATTAAACTTCTCTGCAGACTGTTTTTATTGGTATCTGGTGgacagggaggaaggagagaaagtttgATGGGGTGTGTTCTGTGGTCCAGAAAGGAAATGCCGTCCTGTATAAATCCATTACTGTCGATggcttctgactcacggtgaacccctgtgtgtcagagtagaactctgctccgtagggttttcaatggaagtAGATCTCTGGGCCTTTTTCCtgtggtgcttctgggtggattcaaactattaaCCTTATGGTCGTAGCTGAATacaaagtgtttgcaccacccagggataaaCATATAAAGGGGATTATGCTTTGTGGATAGTTTGCAGATATCTAAATCCTGAGGAGATTTTTCACTAGTCGGGATTCTAGTGGTTCTTTAAAACACAagagcaaaaccaaaacaaaaccaaccaaccaaccagccaactAACCaactcaccacacacacaaaaaaagttggAAAGCCATAGTCAAACAGAACTTATAGATTTGTAGGTTTTGTCTGACCAAGTAGTATGTAATTACTTTTCTTGGAAAACATGGCTGTGTCTGATGAGACTGCGCTTGCAGGCTCAAACCCACATGAAGATAATGTTGCCTGTTGTTGCCGTATGACTTTTAAGCTGCTTTGTCCCCAGGGTTCTGTTCCATGGGTGGTCAGCTTGTATGGTGAGGAGGGCCGGGAGGGTACTGAGTGTGTGCTGGCATTCCGTGATGTTGGCTCATTCCTGGGTGATGGCACCAGGAGGAGATGGGCTCAACCCCTCTCCCTTCTTTGGCTTCAGTGGTATGAAGCTCCCTTTTAGCTCCAGGTTGAAGCTGAGCCCTGGACTCATTTGGGAACTGGTTGCCTGACGTTACAGCAGAAGTAAATCTGAAAAGACCTCTAAGCGTTAGAACAAAGGCGCCATGGGTGAAGCTGCTGCTTATTTTCGATTTGCAAGAAGTTGCCCTAATGGAGTGAGCGGCCTCCAGGGATCTGCCATTTCTTGCGAACCTGGGCCCTATGATGAGGCAGAGAAcatcattttgtttatttttactgtAAATACACTCAACATTACAAAAACTCATTAAAAGAGAGCCATGATCTGTCCTTTCGGgaagctgctaatggaaagtagGGACTCGGTAATGATTCCTCTGTCTGGGCATTTGTTCACCGAATGCTTCTTTCCAGAAAATTCTTAAGTAAACTGTGGTTCACAACCTCAATATAGATCGTTTTGGTATGAGCGCTTGTGAGTTTAATTACCAGTCTAAATCatattgatttccttttctttttaatctagaagcgatcattaaaaacaaacaaggcaaaaaaataaaatgaaataaaaggcttAAGAGCTTCTTTGGACCTGTCTGCCCTGCTCTCTTTGAAGGGCTGAGTTTTCTCCACAGTCCATGGAGCCAGACTGTCTGGGATCAAATCCCATCTCCGCTGCTACTAGCTGGCAGCGTGATTAACCTCTCAGTGGCTCAGTttgttcctctgtaaaatgaggataatactaGAATGTATGATATAAATCTGATGAGATGATTAAACGAGTTAGTATATGCTGGCACCTAATAAGGGCTTATATgttattataatatatataataaaggcTACTCATTTAGTGGGTTTTGGCTAAATTCGTACATTTGTGATATTGACTGGGTACCTACAAAATGTTGGTTGCTCTAATGTGGGCTGGGGTAGATATGGTTGGGAGACAGGGAAGTAAGTAGAAGTGACAAGACAGGGTGGTGAATAGTAAGAGGGAGAATGTGTAATCAagggaggcttcctggaagaagtgacatctttgtgggTGACTTGAAGAATAACCGcttgctattgagtcaactctgaacCATGGGGCTACCACGcacgcatgtcagagtagaaccgtgctccacaggattttcaatggtggattttttagaagtagattgccaggcctttcttccaaggtgcctctgggtggactcaaactcccaaccttttggttagcagccaagcgcgttTAGCGTTTGCATCATCCGGGGACACTGACTTGAAGAGTATGTACGAGTTGATGAAATGAAGAACGTGGCAGCAGCAGTGTGGATATAGCGGAAGGCCCAGAGGCAGGGGTGTTCGTGTGATGTTGTAAAGTGGAGAGTGGTACGTCCAGGTGTTGTTAGCCGTGTGGGCAGCGGCTTGAGAAAGtggagggggaaggagaggagtcgATGGTGGCCCGTcgtgggggaaggagaggagtcgATGGAGGCCCGTAgcgggggaaggagaggagtcggTGGTGGCCCGTAgcgggggaaggagaggagtcggTGGAGGCCCGTcgtgggggaaggagaggagtcggTGGAGGCCCGTAgcgggggaaggagaggagtcggTGGTGGCCCGTcgtgggggaaggagaggagtcggTGGAGGCCCGTcgtgggggaaggagaggagtcggTGGAGGCCCGTAgcgggggaaggagaggagtcggTGGTGGCCCGTagtgggggaaggagaggagtcggTGGTGGCCCGTAgcgggggaaggagaggagtcggTGGTGGCCCGTcgtgggggaaggagaggagtcggTGGAGGCCCGTAgcgggggaaggagaggagtcggTGGAGGCCCGTcgtgggggaaggagaggagtcggTGGTGGCCCGTcgtgggggaaggagaggagtcgATGGAGGCCCGTAgcgggggaaggagaggagtcggTGGTGGCCCGTAgcgggggaaggagaggagtcggTGGTGGCCCGTcgtgggggaaggagaggagtcggTGGTGGCCCGTcgtgggggaaggagaggagtcgATGGAGGCCCGTAgcgggggaaggagaggagtcggTGGTGGCCCGTAgcgggggaaggagaggagtcggTGGTGGCCAGTAgcgggggaaggagaggagtcggTGGAGGCCCGTcgtgggggaaggagaggagtcggTGGTGGCCCGTAgcgggggaaggagaggagtcggTGGTGGCCAGTAgcgggggaaggagaggagtcggTGGAGGCCCGTagtgggggaaggagaggagtcggTGGAGGCCCGTcgtgggggaaggagaggagtcggTGGTGGCCCGTcgtgggggaaggagaggagtcggTGGAGGCCCGTagtgggggaaggagaggagtcggTGGAGGCCCATcgtgggggaaggagaggagtcgATGGAGGCCCGTAgcgggggaaggagaggagtcggTGGTGGCCCGTAgcgggggaaggagaggagtcggTGGTGGCCCGTAgcgggggaaggagaggagtcggTGGTGGCCAGTAgcgggggaaggagaggagtcggTGGAGGCCCGTagtgggggaaggagaggagtcggTGGAGGCCCGTcgtgggggaaggagaggagtcggTGGTGGCCCGTcgtgggggaaggagaggagtcggTGGAGGCCCGTagtgggggaaggagaggagtcggTGGAGGCCCGTcgtgggggaaggagaggagtcggTGGAGGCCCGTAgcgggggaaggagaggagtcgATGGTGGCCCGTcgtgggggaaggagaggagtcggTGGAGGCCCGTAgcgggggaaggagaggagtcggTGGAGGCCCATcgtgggggaaggagaggagtcgATGGAGGCCCGTAgcgggggaaggagaggagtcggTGGTGGCCCGTcgtgggggaaggagaggagtcggTGGAGGCCCGTagtgggggaaggagaggagtcggTGGAGGCCCGTcgtgggggaaggagaggagtcggTGGAGGCCCGTAgcgggggaaggagaggagtcgATGGTGGCCCGTcgtgggggaaggagaggagtcgATGGAGGCCCGTAgcgggggaaggagaggagtcggTGGTGGCCCGTAgcgggggaaggagaggagtcggTGGTGGCCCGTcgtgggggaaggagaggagtcggTGGAGGCCCGTAgcgggggaaggagaggagtcggTGGAGGCCTGTcgtgggggaaggagaggagtcggTGGTGGCCCGTcgtgggggaaggagaggagtcggTGGAGGCCCGTcgtgggggaaggagaggagtcggTGGAGGCCCGTcgtgggggaaggagaggagtcggTGGTGGCCCGTAgcgggggaaggagaggagtcggTGGTGGCCCGTAgcgggggaaggagaggagtcggTGGTGGCCAGTAgcgggggaagga encodes:
- the LOC126059410 gene encoding uncharacterized protein LOC126059410; translated protein: MCEEGAPGLAVGALGKLALLLVLQAPLFPVLLGKFPPIHPQIQLTYHPTQMAPPPPASAQSLAGSLVQPLPQPTSHHSSHCLPRVLKPIHLPHYGPPSTPLLPPRRATTDSSPSPTTGLHRLLSFPHDGPPPTPLLPPLRASTDSSPSPATGHHRLLSFPRYGPPPTPLLPPLRATTDSSPSPATGHHRLLSFPHDGPPPTPLLPPLRASTDSSPSPATGLHRLLSFPRYWPPPTPLLPPLRATTDSSPSPATGHHRLLSFPHDGPPPTPLLPPRRASTDSSPSPTTGHHRLLSFPHDRPPPTPLLPPLRASTDSSPSPTTGHHRLLSFPRYGPPPTPLLPPLRASIDSSPSPTTGHHRLLSFPRYGPPPTPLLPPRRASTDSSPSPTTGLHRLLSFPHDGPPPTPLLPPLRASIDSSPSPTMGLHRLLSFPRYGPPPTPLLPPRRATIDSSPSPATGLHRLLSFPHDGPPPTPLLPPLRASTDSSPSPTTGHHRLLSFPHDGPPPTPLLPPLRASTDSSPSPATGHHRLLSFPRYGPPPTPLLPPLRATTDSSPSPATGLHRLLSFPHDGPPPTPLLPPLRASTDSSPSPTTGHHRLLSFPHDGPPPTPLLPPLRASTDSSPSPATGHHRLLSFPRYGPPPTPLLPPRRASTDSSPSPATGHHRLLSFPRYGPPPTPLLPPLRASIDSSPSPTTGHHRLLSFPHDGPPPTPLLPPLRATTDSSPSPATGLHRLLSFPHDGPPPTPLLPPRRASTDSSPSPATGLHRLLSFPHDGPPPTPLLPPLRATTDSSPSPTTGHHRLLSFPRYGPPPTPLLPPRRASTDSSPSPTTGHHRLLSFPRYGPPPTPLLPPRRASTDSSPSPATGHHRLLSFPRYGPPSTPLLPPRRATIDSSPSPSTFSSRCPHG